Proteins from one Comamonas flocculans genomic window:
- the glnE gene encoding bifunctional [glutamate--ammonia ligase]-adenylyl-L-tyrosine phosphorylase/[glutamate--ammonia-ligase] adenylyltransferase yields the protein MGPSPQTTVRAAGLAAHSRLYQRLHRRYADVWTLLAPGLPERATMAACCDALQARGQDLAGALRILRQLVVERLMVLDCERQAPLEDICTALTTLAELALDRACLQVRQQLDAAHGAPLGADGQVAQLWVVGMGKLGARELNVSSDIDLICIYESDGETTGLADGRGRISNHEYFVQAVRRISALVGEQTQDGFVFRVDLALRPHGNSGPLAMSLAALQDYLRLQGREWERFAWLKSRVVAPTACIASPNVQALRQVVLPFVFRRYLDYAVFDALRVLHRQIRQEAQRRCAGHPERANDVKLSRGGIREIEFTVQLVQVVRGGQFPELRCRPTLEALQRLARAGLMPQESSEALAQAYVFLRQVEHRIQYLDDQQTHVLPTQDRDLAWIAQTMGMDSCEFLRELDAHRERVAHEFDALLGGPQKKTCSGPGCRQREEPPADWNAVIEAQPATVGRRMQDWHQQPRVRQLSDKSTERLMRILRQAGQWLAEGGATEEGALRLLDWLEQLLRRESYLALLVERPLVLRRLLTLLGAARWPARYLQQHPGVIDELASEALFVERFDARAFTRELQERHASLRSTGEDDEESLLNLLRRAHHAEVFRTLARDVDARLTVEEVADDLSLLADSVLALATQWCWEHFKGRHREVPQLSIIGYGKLGGKELGYGSDLDLVFAYDDADDNAAEIYPAFVRKLLSWLTVKTGEGDLFEIDTQLRPNGNSGLLVTSFEAYAAYQQQRGSNTAWTWEHQAMTRARCVLGSPLLRQRFDAIREAVITAPRDLVRLASEIIAMRERLHGAHRASPALFDVKHSRGGMVDVEFAVQYLVLAHSGAHPELRENKGNIGLLERAEQAGLLPAGVGHAAANAYRQLRQMQHRARLNEEATRVAPDRLAMERHTVLALWDATFAAVQHQPL from the coding sequence ATGGGCCCCTCGCCACAGACCACGGTCCGCGCCGCTGGTCTTGCCGCCCATTCGCGTCTGTACCAGCGCCTGCACCGGCGCTATGCCGACGTCTGGACGCTGCTGGCGCCCGGTCTGCCCGAACGCGCCACCATGGCCGCCTGCTGCGACGCACTGCAAGCGCGGGGGCAGGACCTGGCGGGCGCGCTGCGCATCCTGCGTCAACTGGTGGTCGAGCGGCTGATGGTGCTCGACTGCGAACGCCAGGCTCCGCTGGAGGACATCTGCACCGCCCTGACCACGCTGGCCGAGCTGGCGCTGGACCGTGCCTGCCTGCAGGTACGCCAGCAGCTGGACGCGGCGCACGGTGCGCCGCTGGGCGCCGATGGCCAGGTGGCCCAGCTCTGGGTGGTGGGCATGGGCAAGCTCGGCGCGCGCGAGCTCAATGTCTCCAGCGACATCGACCTGATCTGCATCTACGAAAGCGACGGGGAAACCACCGGGCTGGCGGACGGGCGCGGGCGCATCTCCAACCATGAATACTTCGTGCAGGCGGTGCGGCGCATCAGCGCCCTCGTCGGCGAGCAGACGCAGGACGGATTCGTCTTTCGCGTGGATCTGGCGCTGCGCCCGCACGGCAACTCAGGGCCACTGGCGATGTCGCTCGCGGCACTGCAGGACTACCTGCGCCTGCAGGGGCGCGAATGGGAGCGTTTCGCCTGGCTCAAGAGTCGGGTGGTTGCGCCCACGGCCTGCATCGCCTCGCCCAACGTGCAGGCGCTGCGCCAGGTGGTGCTGCCCTTCGTGTTCCGCCGCTACCTGGACTATGCGGTGTTCGATGCGCTGCGCGTGCTGCACCGCCAGATCCGCCAGGAAGCGCAGCGCCGCTGCGCCGGCCACCCCGAGCGGGCCAACGACGTCAAGCTCTCGCGCGGGGGCATACGCGAGATCGAATTCACCGTGCAGCTGGTGCAGGTGGTGCGCGGCGGGCAGTTCCCCGAGCTGCGCTGCCGCCCCACGCTGGAGGCGCTGCAGCGCCTGGCGCGCGCCGGCCTGATGCCGCAGGAAAGCAGCGAGGCGCTGGCTCAGGCCTACGTCTTCCTGCGCCAGGTCGAGCACCGCATCCAGTACCTGGACGACCAGCAGACCCATGTGCTGCCCACGCAGGACCGCGACCTGGCCTGGATCGCGCAGACCATGGGCATGGACAGCTGCGAGTTCCTGCGCGAGCTCGACGCCCACCGCGAGCGCGTGGCGCACGAGTTCGACGCGCTGCTGGGCGGACCGCAGAAGAAGACCTGCTCAGGCCCCGGCTGCCGCCAGCGCGAAGAGCCCCCGGCCGACTGGAACGCGGTGATCGAAGCCCAGCCGGCCACCGTGGGACGGCGCATGCAGGACTGGCACCAGCAGCCGCGGGTGCGCCAGCTCAGCGACAAATCGACCGAACGGCTGATGCGCATCCTGCGCCAGGCCGGCCAATGGCTGGCCGAGGGCGGCGCCACCGAAGAGGGGGCGCTGCGTCTGCTGGACTGGTTGGAGCAGCTGCTGCGCCGCGAAAGCTACCTGGCGCTGCTGGTCGAGCGCCCGCTCGTGCTGCGCCGCCTGCTCACGCTGCTGGGGGCGGCGCGCTGGCCCGCGCGCTACCTGCAGCAGCACCCCGGCGTGATCGACGAGCTGGCCAGCGAGGCGCTGTTCGTCGAGCGCTTCGATGCCCGCGCCTTCACGCGCGAGCTGCAGGAGCGCCACGCCTCCTTGCGCTCCACCGGCGAGGACGATGAGGAAAGCCTGCTGAACCTGCTGCGCCGCGCGCACCACGCCGAGGTGTTTCGCACCCTGGCGCGCGACGTGGACGCCCGCCTGACGGTGGAGGAGGTGGCCGACGACCTGTCGCTGCTGGCCGACAGCGTGCTGGCGCTGGCGACCCAGTGGTGCTGGGAGCACTTCAAGGGCCGCCACCGCGAGGTGCCGCAACTGTCCATCATCGGCTACGGCAAGCTCGGCGGCAAGGAACTCGGCTACGGCAGCGACCTGGACCTGGTCTTCGCCTACGACGACGCTGACGACAATGCCGCCGAGATCTACCCCGCCTTCGTGCGCAAGCTGCTGTCCTGGCTGACGGTGAAGACCGGCGAGGGCGACCTGTTCGAGATCGACACCCAGCTGCGCCCCAATGGCAATTCCGGCCTGCTCGTCACCTCCTTCGAGGCCTACGCGGCCTACCAGCAGCAGCGCGGCAGCAACACCGCCTGGACCTGGGAGCACCAGGCGATGACGCGCGCGCGCTGCGTGCTCGGCTCGCCCCTGCTGCGCCAGCGCTTCGACGCCATCCGCGAGGCGGTGATCACCGCGCCGCGCGACCTGGTGCGGCTGGCCAGCGAGATCATCGCCATGCGCGAGCGCCTGCACGGCGCGCACCGCGCCAGTCCCGCGCTGTTTGACGTCAAGCACAGCCGCGGCGGCATGGTGGACGTGGAGTTCGCGGTGCAATACCTGGTGCTCGCGCATTCGGGCGCGCACCCCGAGCTGCGCGAGAACAAGGGCAACATCGGCCTGCTCGAACGTGCCGAGCAGGCCGGCCTGCTGCCCGCGGGCGTGGGCCACGCGGCGGCCAATGCCTACCGCCAGCTGCGCCAGATGCAGCACCGTGCGCGCCTGAACGAGGAAGCCACGCGCGTCGCGCCCGATCGGCTGGCGATGGAGCGCCACACCGTGCTGGCGCTCTGGGATGCCACCTTTGCTGCGGTGCAGCATCAGCCACTCTAG
- a CDS encoding MetQ/NlpA family ABC transporter substrate-binding protein, whose translation MHSKRSFLQTALALAGALALGQPALAQDKPIKIGVTAGPHAQIMEQVKKVAARNGLAIEIVEFSDYVQPNAALASGDLAANSYQHKPYLDAQIKDRGYKFAVAADTVTFPIGLYSKKIKQLGELKEGARFGIPNDPTNGGRVLLLLQAQGLIKLKDGAGLKATPLDVVENTKKLKFVELDAAQLPRSLDDLDASAINTNFAISAGLDPKRDAIAMEAPNGPYVNILVVREADKNQPWVAQLVKSYHNDEIRQFIDTQFKGSIIAGW comes from the coding sequence ATGCATTCCAAACGTTCCTTCCTGCAGACCGCGCTGGCACTGGCCGGCGCCCTGGCCTTGGGACAGCCCGCGCTGGCCCAGGACAAGCCGATCAAGATCGGCGTGACGGCCGGTCCGCACGCCCAGATCATGGAGCAGGTCAAGAAGGTGGCCGCCCGCAACGGCCTGGCGATCGAGATCGTGGAGTTCAGCGACTACGTGCAGCCCAATGCCGCGCTGGCCTCGGGCGACCTGGCGGCCAACAGCTACCAGCACAAACCCTACCTGGACGCGCAGATCAAGGACCGTGGCTACAAGTTCGCGGTGGCCGCGGACACCGTGACCTTCCCGATCGGGCTGTACTCCAAAAAGATCAAGCAGCTGGGCGAACTCAAGGAAGGCGCGCGCTTCGGCATCCCCAACGACCCGACCAACGGCGGGCGCGTGCTCTTGCTGCTGCAGGCCCAGGGGCTGATCAAGCTCAAGGACGGCGCGGGCCTGAAGGCCACGCCGCTGGACGTGGTGGAAAACACCAAAAAACTCAAGTTCGTCGAACTGGACGCGGCGCAGCTGCCGCGCTCACTCGACGACCTGGACGCCTCGGCCATCAACACCAACTTCGCCATCTCCGCCGGGCTCGATCCCAAGCGCGACGCCATCGCCATGGAGGCGCCCAACGGCCCCTACGTGAACATTCTGGTGGTGCGCGAGGCCGACAAGAACCAGCCCTGGGTGGCGCAGCTCGTCAAGAGCTACCACAACGACGAGATCCGCCAGTTCATCGACACCCAGTTCAAGGGTTCGATCATCGCCGGCTGGTAA
- a CDS encoding efflux RND transporter periplasmic adaptor subunit — protein sequence MPPSLFPAIALLAALGCGASLAQDAPPKAQPALTVTTTTAQRTELTTHFSANGNIAAWQEASIGAEIGGLRIAEVLVNVGDVVRKGQVLARFATDLVQGDVAQARAALQQAEAAVAEARANAERARALAGSGAMSQQQIQQYATAEQSALASVASAKAQLGTQQLRLAHTEVRAPDAGVVSARSATVGAVVGAGTELFRMVRQGRLEWRAEVGAADLALLSPGVRALVGTAGGGQVQGKVRMLGPTVDVNTRNALVYVDLPADPRLRAGMYASGRFVLGDRQALTVPLSAVVVRDGFPSVFELQGSDHVILRRVHTGQRTGERIEVTEGLAEGAHIVQRGGTFLNDGDLVRVVQESEQNPAQTPASQAPAATKTK from the coding sequence ATGCCGCCTTCCCTGTTCCCAGCGATCGCCCTGCTCGCCGCGCTCGGCTGTGGCGCGAGCCTGGCGCAAGACGCTCCCCCGAAGGCGCAGCCGGCGCTGACGGTCACCACCACCACCGCCCAGCGCACCGAGCTGACCACGCATTTTTCCGCCAACGGCAACATCGCCGCCTGGCAGGAGGCGAGCATAGGCGCCGAGATCGGCGGCCTGCGCATCGCCGAGGTGCTGGTCAACGTGGGCGACGTGGTGCGCAAGGGCCAGGTGCTGGCGCGCTTTGCCACCGACCTGGTGCAGGGCGACGTGGCGCAGGCGCGCGCGGCGCTGCAGCAGGCCGAGGCGGCCGTGGCCGAGGCGCGCGCCAATGCCGAGCGCGCCCGCGCGCTGGCCGGCAGCGGCGCGATGAGCCAGCAGCAGATCCAGCAGTACGCCACCGCCGAGCAGAGCGCGCTGGCCAGCGTGGCGTCGGCCAAGGCGCAGCTGGGCACCCAGCAGCTGCGCCTGGCGCACACCGAGGTGCGCGCGCCCGACGCCGGCGTGGTCTCCGCGCGCAGCGCCACCGTGGGCGCAGTGGTGGGCGCGGGCACCGAACTCTTTCGCATGGTGCGCCAGGGCCGCCTGGAGTGGCGCGCCGAAGTCGGCGCCGCCGACCTGGCGCTGCTTTCGCCGGGCGTGCGCGCCCTGGTCGGCACCGCCGGTGGCGGCCAGGTGCAGGGCAAGGTGCGCATGCTCGGGCCGACGGTGGACGTGAACACGCGCAACGCCCTGGTCTACGTGGATCTGCCGGCAGACCCGCGGCTGCGCGCCGGCATGTACGCCAGCGGCCGCTTCGTGCTGGGCGACAGGCAGGCGCTGACCGTGCCGCTGTCGGCGGTGGTGGTGCGCGACGGCTTTCCCAGCGTGTTCGAGCTGCAGGGCAGCGACCACGTGATCCTGCGGCGCGTGCACACCGGCCAGCGCACGGGTGAGCGCATCGAGGTGACCGAGGGCCTGGCCGAAGGCGCGCACATCGTGCAGCGCGGCGGCACCTTCCTGAACGACGGCGACCTGGTACGGGTGGTTCAGGAATCTGAACAAAATCCGGCCCAAACTCCCGCCAGCCAAGCGCCAGCAGCTACGAAAACAAAGTAA
- a CDS encoding efflux RND transporter permease subunit gives MNVSAWAIRNPVPAAMLFVLLTLAGLMSFRSMKVQNFPDMDLPVVIVTAALPGAAPEQLESNVAQRLENAIATTQGLKHITSTLTDGMVTIAAEFVLEKPGQEAVDDVRTAVARVRPDLPADVRDPIIAKFDLNSQPILAYAIASSRWDDEALSWFVDDTLQRRLLAVPGVGAVARVGGVTREVRVLLDPLRLQALGATAADVSRQLRMVQLESAGGRADLGSNEQPVRTLATVRTAEEIAALQIPLAGGRTARLDQLASVQDTHAEPRAAALLGQDKVIGFEISRSKGASEVEVGAGVQQVLQQLQADYPHLTLTRTVDFVDIAQEEYDSSMRLLYEGALLAVVVVWLFLRSFRATLISAVALPLSMIPAFVGMHYLGFSINILTLLALSLVVGILVDDAIVEVENIVRHQGMGKSPYQAAMEAADEIGLAVVATTFTLIAVFLPTAFMSGIPGRFFKQFGWTAALSVFASLVVARLLTPMMCAYLLKPVKQAHAEPRWLSAYMRAVGWCLHHRLATLVLALLFFAGSLALIPLLPSGFMPADNNAQTQVNLELPPGTLLPETEALVREATRRAMQVGHIETIYSTIGGGSAGADPATGAGAADPRQATLTLRMTPRGERPTKQVMEERLRAAMADLPGARVRVGLGGSNDKYMLTLSSDDAAALDRSAREVERGIRTIAGIGGVTSTASLVRPEIYVQPDFARAADLGVTSAAIAETLRVATVGDYEQNLAKLNVAQRQVPIVVRLDDAAREDLSVLERLQVPGQKGPVRLGEVATLTLSGGPAVIRRYDRARNVRFEIELGSRGLGEVTQAVRQLPAIQAMPASVRLVDVGDAEMMTELFGSFGIAMLTGVVCIYIVLVTLFKDLLQPFTILVALPLSLGGAFVALLLAHQSFSMPSLIGLVMLMGIATKNSILLVEYAITAQRELGMGRLAALLDACHKRARPIIMTTLAMGAGMAPVALGLGGADMSFRSPMAMAVIGGLLTSTVLSLLVVPAVFTYVDDFEHWLRRGLRRAGAGADTDAGTTPAAPR, from the coding sequence ATGAACGTCTCTGCCTGGGCCATACGCAACCCCGTGCCGGCGGCCATGCTGTTCGTGCTGCTGACGCTGGCGGGGCTGATGTCCTTTCGCTCCATGAAGGTGCAGAACTTCCCGGACATGGACCTGCCGGTGGTGATCGTCACCGCCGCGCTGCCGGGCGCCGCGCCCGAGCAGCTGGAGAGCAACGTCGCCCAGCGGCTGGAAAACGCCATCGCCACCACCCAGGGGCTCAAGCACATCACCAGCACGCTGACCGACGGCATGGTCACCATCGCCGCCGAATTCGTGCTGGAAAAACCCGGGCAGGAGGCGGTGGACGACGTGCGCACCGCCGTCGCCCGCGTGCGCCCCGACCTGCCGGCGGACGTGCGCGATCCCATCATTGCCAAGTTCGACCTGAACAGCCAGCCCATCCTGGCCTATGCGATCGCCTCCAGCCGCTGGGACGACGAGGCGCTGTCCTGGTTCGTGGACGACACGCTGCAGCGGCGCCTGCTGGCCGTGCCCGGCGTGGGCGCGGTGGCGCGCGTGGGCGGCGTCACGCGCGAGGTGCGCGTGCTGCTCGATCCGCTCCGGCTGCAGGCGCTGGGGGCGACGGCGGCCGACGTCTCGCGCCAGTTGCGCATGGTGCAGCTGGAGAGCGCCGGCGGGCGCGCCGACCTGGGCAGCAACGAGCAGCCCGTGCGCACCCTGGCCACGGTGCGCACCGCCGAGGAGATCGCCGCGCTGCAGATTCCGCTGGCCGGCGGGCGCACGGCGCGCCTGGACCAGCTCGCCAGCGTGCAGGACACCCACGCCGAGCCGCGCGCCGCCGCGCTGCTGGGCCAGGACAAGGTCATCGGTTTCGAGATCTCGCGCAGCAAGGGCGCCAGCGAGGTGGAGGTGGGCGCGGGCGTGCAGCAGGTGCTGCAGCAACTGCAGGCCGACTACCCGCACCTGACGCTCACCAGGACGGTGGACTTCGTGGACATCGCGCAGGAGGAGTACGACAGCTCCATGCGCCTGCTCTACGAGGGCGCACTGCTGGCGGTGGTGGTGGTGTGGCTCTTCTTGCGCTCGTTTCGCGCCACGCTGATCTCGGCGGTGGCGCTGCCGCTGTCCATGATTCCGGCCTTCGTGGGCATGCACTACCTGGGCTTTTCCATCAACATCCTGACCTTGCTGGCGCTGTCGCTCGTCGTCGGCATCCTGGTGGACGACGCCATCGTCGAGGTGGAAAACATCGTGCGCCACCAGGGCATGGGCAAGAGCCCGTATCAGGCGGCCATGGAAGCGGCCGACGAGATTGGCCTGGCGGTGGTCGCCACCACCTTCACGCTGATCGCGGTGTTCCTGCCCACGGCCTTCATGAGCGGCATCCCGGGGCGCTTCTTCAAGCAGTTCGGCTGGACGGCGGCGCTGTCGGTGTTCGCCTCGCTGGTGGTCGCGCGCCTGCTCACGCCCATGATGTGCGCCTACCTGCTCAAGCCGGTCAAGCAGGCGCATGCGGAGCCGCGCTGGCTCAGTGCCTACATGCGCGCCGTGGGCTGGTGCCTGCACCACCGCCTCGCCACGCTGGTGCTGGCGCTGCTGTTCTTCGCCGGTTCGCTGGCGCTGATCCCGCTGCTGCCCTCGGGCTTCATGCCGGCGGACAACAACGCCCAGACCCAGGTGAATCTGGAGCTGCCGCCGGGCACGCTGCTGCCCGAGACCGAGGCGCTGGTGCGCGAGGCCACGCGCCGCGCCATGCAGGTGGGCCACATCGAGACCATCTACAGCACCATAGGCGGGGGCAGCGCCGGCGCCGACCCCGCCACCGGCGCCGGCGCGGCCGACCCGCGCCAGGCCACGCTCACGCTGCGCATGACGCCGCGCGGCGAGCGCCCGACCAAGCAGGTGATGGAAGAGCGCCTGCGCGCGGCCATGGCCGACCTGCCCGGCGCGCGCGTGCGCGTGGGCCTGGGCGGCTCCAACGACAAGTACATGCTCACGCTCTCCAGCGACGATGCGGCCGCGCTGGACCGCAGCGCGCGCGAGGTGGAGCGCGGCATCCGCACCATCGCCGGCATCGGCGGCGTCACCTCCACCGCCAGCCTGGTGCGCCCCGAGATCTACGTGCAGCCCGACTTCGCCCGCGCGGCCGACCTGGGCGTGACCAGCGCCGCGATCGCCGAAACCCTGCGCGTGGCCACCGTCGGCGACTACGAGCAGAACCTGGCCAAGCTCAACGTGGCGCAGCGCCAGGTGCCCATCGTGGTGCGCCTCGACGATGCGGCGCGCGAAGACCTCTCGGTGCTCGAGCGCCTGCAGGTGCCGGGGCAAAAGGGCCCGGTGCGCCTGGGCGAGGTGGCCACGCTCACGCTGTCGGGCGGGCCGGCGGTGATCCGCCGCTACGACCGCGCGCGCAACGTGCGCTTCGAGATCGAGCTGGGCAGCCGCGGCCTGGGCGAGGTGACGCAGGCGGTGCGCCAGCTGCCCGCCATCCAGGCCATGCCGGCCAGCGTGCGGCTGGTGGACGTGGGCGATGCGGAGATGATGACCGAGCTGTTCGGCAGCTTCGGCATCGCCATGCTCACCGGCGTGGTCTGCATCTACATCGTGCTGGTGACGCTGTTCAAGGACTTGCTGCAGCCCTTCACCATCCTGGTGGCGCTGCCGCTGTCGCTGGGCGGGGCCTTCGTCGCGCTGCTGCTGGCGCACCAGAGCTTTTCCATGCCCTCGCTGATCGGCCTGGTGATGCTCATGGGCATTGCCACCAAGAACTCCATCCTGCTGGTGGAATACGCCATCACCGCCCAGCGCGAGCTGGGCATGGGGCGGCTCGCGGCACTGCTGGACGCCTGCCACAAGCGCGCGCGCCCCATCATCATGACCACGCTGGCCATGGGCGCGGGCATGGCGCCGGTGGCGCTGGGCCTGGGCGGGGCGGACATGAGCTTTCGCTCGCCCATGGCGATGGCGGTGATCGGCGGGCTGCTCACCTCCACCGTGCTCAGCCTGCTGGTGGTGCCGGCGGTGTTCACCTACGTGGACGACTTCGAGCACTGGCTGCGCCGCGGCCTGCGGCGCGCGGGCGCGGGGGCGGACACGGACGCGGGTACCACCCCCGCCGCCCCGCGCTGA
- a CDS encoding methionine ABC transporter ATP-binding protein gives MIDLRDITLNYPGPQGPVTALAGITLRVAPREIFGIIGRSGAGKSSLVRVINLLNRPCSGQVLVDGRDMTRLSEAELRAARRDIGMVFQHFNLLSSRTVYGNVALPLELSGMDKAAIRARVQPLLELVGLAELAERYPAQISGGQKQRVGIARALASQPKVLLSDEATSALDPETTRSILDLLRRVNRELGVTVVLITHQMQVIKQIAERVAVIDAGQIAEMGSVLQLFTHPREAITRSLIDEIVPQTLPETVLARVHALSQNLPAGQTGKLLRLSYAGEQAYEPILAHLIRELGLDVSILHGQIDEIQEQAFGSLALYVSGAATDLARAGDFLHARGVLAHVDAVQAGEAAHV, from the coding sequence ATGATCGACCTGAGGGACATCACGCTGAACTACCCCGGCCCGCAAGGGCCCGTCACCGCCCTCGCCGGCATCACGCTGCGCGTGGCGCCGCGCGAGATCTTCGGCATCATCGGCCGCTCGGGCGCGGGCAAGAGCTCGCTGGTGCGCGTGATCAACTTGCTCAACCGCCCCTGCAGCGGCCAGGTGCTGGTGGACGGGCGCGACATGACGCGCCTGAGCGAGGCCGAGCTGCGCGCGGCGCGGCGCGACATCGGCATGGTGTTCCAGCACTTCAACCTGCTGTCTTCGCGCACGGTGTATGGCAACGTGGCCTTGCCGCTGGAGCTTTCGGGCATGGACAAGGCGGCGATCCGCGCGCGCGTGCAGCCGCTGCTCGAGCTGGTCGGTCTGGCCGAGCTGGCCGAGCGCTACCCGGCGCAGATTTCAGGTGGGCAGAAGCAGCGCGTGGGCATAGCGCGTGCGCTGGCCAGCCAGCCCAAGGTCTTGCTGAGCGACGAGGCGACCAGCGCGCTGGACCCGGAGACCACGCGCTCCATCCTCGACCTGCTGCGCCGCGTGAACCGCGAGCTGGGCGTGACCGTGGTCCTGATCACGCACCAGATGCAGGTGATCAAGCAGATTGCCGAGCGCGTGGCGGTGATCGACGCCGGACAAATTGCCGAGATGGGCAGCGTGCTGCAGCTCTTCACCCACCCGCGCGAGGCGATCACGCGCAGCCTGATCGACGAGATCGTGCCGCAGACCCTGCCCGAAACGGTGCTGGCGCGCGTGCATGCACTCAGCCAGAACCTGCCCGCGGGGCAGACGGGCAAGCTGCTGCGCCTGTCCTACGCGGGCGAGCAGGCCTACGAGCCCATCCTGGCGCACCTGATCCGCGAGCTGGGGCTGGACGTGTCCATCCTGCACGGGCAGATCGACGAGATCCAGGAGCAGGCCTTCGGCTCGCTGGCGCTGTACGTGAGCGGGGCGGCGACCGACCTGGCGCGGGCCGGCGACTTTCTGCACGCGCGCGGCGTGCTGGCCCATGTGGATGCGGTGCAGGCCGGGGAGGCAGCGCATGTTTGA
- a CDS encoding methionine ABC transporter permease, whose amino-acid sequence MFENFSPMMLALFGTSLWETIVMVGISGGIGGLIGIPLGVFLRLTDQGGVLAHRPANALVGALVNAVRSTPFIILLVAIIPFTRLVTGTSIGTWAAIVPMTLAAAPFIARLVETALREVDNGLIEAAQSMGASTWQIVWKVLLPEALPGIVAGLTISFVSLTGYSAMAGAVGGGGLGDLGIRYGYQRFLPDVMLAVVLILIVFVQAIQSFGDWAVRRLSHR is encoded by the coding sequence ATGTTTGAGAATTTTTCGCCCATGATGCTGGCGCTGTTCGGCACCTCGCTGTGGGAGACCATCGTGATGGTCGGCATCTCCGGCGGCATAGGCGGGCTGATCGGCATTCCGCTGGGCGTGTTCCTGCGCCTGACCGATCAGGGCGGCGTGCTGGCGCACCGCCCGGCCAACGCGCTGGTGGGCGCCCTGGTGAACGCGGTGCGCTCCACGCCCTTCATCATCCTGCTGGTGGCCATCATCCCGTTCACGCGGCTGGTCACCGGCACCTCGATAGGCACCTGGGCCGCCATCGTGCCGATGACGCTGGCGGCCGCGCCCTTCATCGCGCGGCTGGTGGAAACCGCGCTGCGCGAGGTGGACAACGGCCTGATCGAGGCCGCGCAGTCCATGGGTGCAAGCACCTGGCAGATCGTCTGGAAGGTGCTGCTGCCCGAGGCGCTGCCCGGCATCGTGGCCGGCCTGACCATCAGCTTCGTGAGCCTGACGGGCTATTCGGCCATGGCCGGTGCGGTGGGCGGCGGGGGGCTGGGCGACCTGGGAATACGCTACGGCTACCAGCGCTTTCTGCCGGACGTGATGCTGGCGGTGGTGCTGATTCTCATCGTCTTCGTGCAGGCCATACAGAGTTTTGGCGACTGGGCCGTGCGCCGCCTGTCGCACCGTTGA
- a CDS encoding HD-GYP domain-containing protein, which produces MNLVAIDIRSLPIGQPLPFALHSAKGVLLAPRGYRIGSPAELAAIEGRGVQVCVDIDEAAASHRNFMGQLQQMLRKDTPLGQIAAMKLRLATGSPRAAPGQGRQDWHELQQRASQLLHTPAQGRLVQRVQDMVLELEQLGQENADATLLALIYLSGQAPHQYSATHALLVASACMLTARQTLQWPAARVRTLGQAALTMNLAMTALQDTLALQTEPLTAGQLQQIQAHAQASRALLAECGVDDPLWLQAVALHHQPPTGAALAAQAPGEQMARLIQRADVFGARIAPRATRHAMPVTAAVQAIYYDERRAVDEAGAALLRTLGVYPPGAFVRLASDEVAVVLRRGASATTPRVAVVLGRSGMPTGEPIPRDSAQEAHRIVASLAPHELRLQVALERLLKLP; this is translated from the coding sequence ATGAACCTCGTTGCCATCGACATCCGCTCGCTGCCCATAGGCCAGCCGCTGCCCTTCGCGCTGCATTCGGCCAAGGGCGTGCTGCTGGCGCCGCGCGGCTACCGCATCGGCTCGCCGGCCGAACTCGCCGCCATCGAGGGCCGCGGCGTCCAAGTCTGCGTGGACATCGACGAGGCCGCGGCCAGCCACCGCAACTTCATGGGCCAGCTGCAGCAGATGCTGCGCAAGGACACGCCGCTGGGGCAGATCGCGGCGATGAAGCTGCGGCTGGCGACCGGCAGCCCCAGGGCGGCGCCGGGGCAGGGGCGCCAGGACTGGCACGAGCTGCAGCAGCGCGCCAGCCAGCTGCTGCACACCCCCGCCCAGGGGCGGCTGGTGCAGCGCGTGCAGGACATGGTGCTCGAGCTCGAACAGCTCGGGCAGGAGAATGCCGACGCCACGCTGCTGGCGCTGATCTACCTCTCGGGCCAGGCGCCGCACCAGTACAGCGCCACGCACGCGCTGCTGGTGGCCAGCGCCTGCATGCTGACCGCGCGCCAGACCCTGCAGTGGCCCGCCGCGCGGGTGCGCACGCTGGGCCAGGCGGCGCTGACCATGAACCTGGCGATGACGGCGCTGCAGGACACGCTGGCGCTGCAGACCGAGCCGCTCACCGCCGGCCAGCTGCAGCAGATCCAGGCGCATGCGCAGGCCTCGCGCGCGCTGCTGGCCGAATGCGGCGTGGACGACCCGCTGTGGCTGCAGGCGGTGGCGCTGCACCACCAGCCGCCCACCGGCGCGGCGCTGGCCGCGCAGGCGCCGGGCGAGCAGATGGCCCGGCTGATCCAGCGCGCCGACGTGTTCGGTGCGCGCATCGCCCCGCGGGCCACGCGCCACGCGATGCCGGTCACCGCGGCGGTGCAGGCCATCTACTACGACGAGCGGCGCGCGGTGGATGAGGCCGGGGCCGCGCTGCTGCGCACCCTGGGGGTGTACCCGCCGGGCGCCTTCGTGCGCCTGGCCAGCGACGAGGTGGCGGTGGTGCTGCGCCGCGGTGCCAGCGCCACCACGCCGCGCGTGGCGGTGGTGCTCGGACGCTCGGGTATGCCCACGGGCGAGCCGATTCCGCGCGACAGCGCGCAGGAGGCGCACCGCATCGTCGCCTCGCTCGCGCCGCACGAGCTGCGCCTGCAGGTTGCACTGGAGCGACTTTTGAAACTTCCCTGA